The following coding sequences lie in one Acidobacteriota bacterium genomic window:
- a CDS encoding cation diffusion facilitator family transporter has translation MGQHHRKHRSRRGRLRFHQKIDSETLKVDGWHHRTDALASTLVAIAIVSARYGRMWVDPVLGIGVSVTIIYVAVSIGLSSIHYLLGRAPEEKMVERIKRMAFSFPGVAGVHGIDIHSYGEHKAVALHIEVARDTDLEKAHQIASSVESMIVKNFNASCVVHVDLKKEKKRTCL, from the coding sequence ATGGGTCAGCATCATCGGAAACACCGTTCTCGCCGTGGCCGGCTTCGATTTCATCAGAAGATCGATTCGGAGACGCTGAAAGTCGATGGCTGGCACCATCGGACCGATGCTCTCGCATCAACTCTCGTCGCCATTGCCATTGTATCAGCGAGATACGGCCGCATGTGGGTCGACCCGGTCCTGGGGATTGGCGTGTCCGTCACTATTATCTATGTGGCCGTGAGCATCGGCCTTTCCTCCATCCATTACCTTCTTGGAAGAGCGCCAGAAGAGAAGATGGTTGAAAGGATCAAGAGGATGGCTTTTTCCTTTCCTGGCGTCGCCGGCGTGCACGGTATCGACATCCACTCCTACGGAGAGCACAAAGCTGTTGCGCTGCACATCGAGGTCGCCCGGGACACAGACCTCGAGAAGGCGCATCAGATAGCCTCGTCTGTGGAGAGCATGATCGTCAAGAATTTCAACGCTTCCTGCGTCGTCCATGTTGACCTGAAGAAAGAAAAGAAGAGAACCTGTCTTTGA
- a CDS encoding XTP/dITP diphosphatase: MDILIATRNRGKIHEVEAHFKGLSLRIHTLINMAIKTDPVEDGKTIEENAAKKALHYSRETGILVLADDSGLMVDHLNQMPGVFSSRYAGSGATDLEKCRKLLKEMEGVPWEERTARFECVIALAHSGELIATFRGECKGYIALEMKGHHGFGYDPIFYYPPLETTFAELEREEKEKVSHRGAALLLAKKFLEEHYL, translated from the coding sequence GTGGATATATTGATAGCGACAAGGAACAGGGGGAAAATCCATGAGGTCGAAGCACATTTCAAAGGATTGAGCCTCAGAATCCATACATTGATCAATATGGCCATCAAGACTGACCCTGTCGAAGATGGTAAGACCATAGAAGAGAACGCCGCAAAGAAAGCGCTCCACTACTCGAGGGAAACAGGAATTCTGGTCCTGGCGGATGATTCGGGTCTCATGGTCGATCATCTCAACCAAATGCCAGGTGTCTTTTCATCCCGATATGCCGGCTCCGGCGCCACTGATCTAGAAAAGTGCAGGAAACTCCTGAAGGAGATGGAGGGCGTTCCATGGGAGGAGCGGACAGCAAGATTCGAATGCGTCATAGCCCTTGCCCACTCAGGGGAGCTTATTGCGACATTCAGGGGGGAATGCAAAGGGTACATCGCCCTGGAGATGAAAGGGCACCATGGCTTTGGCTACGACCCAATCTTTTACTACCCGCCGCTCGAGACGACCTTTGCAGAACTTGAAAGAGAAGAGAAGGAGAAGGTCAGTCACCGCGGTGCTGCCCTTCTCCTCGCTAAGAAATTCCTCGAAGAACACTATCTATGA
- the rph gene encoding ribonuclease PH, with the protein MIRGDGRQENWIRPVEMMPGYIKHAEGSVFMTLGDTKVVCTASVEDRVPPFLKDSGQGWITSEYGMLPRSTDVRTQRDSLKGRPSGRTMEIQRLIGRCLRPVVDLHALGERTIWIDCDVIQADGGTRTASITGSCVALALALHKLMEAGQITVPPLLGMVSAISVGIVDGTALLDLTYVEDSAAEVDMNVARTDGGKYVEIQGTAEVTPFNRDQIFTLLDLADHGTGLMLEHQRKVLGGFLGKLMKR; encoded by the coding sequence ATGATCAGAGGAGATGGAAGACAGGAAAACTGGATCAGGCCTGTTGAGATGATGCCGGGATACATCAAGCATGCCGAAGGCTCGGTCTTTATGACACTCGGAGATACAAAGGTGGTATGTACGGCAAGCGTGGAAGACAGGGTACCGCCATTCCTGAAGGACAGCGGGCAGGGGTGGATCACTTCCGAGTACGGGATGCTTCCGAGATCCACGGACGTCAGAACACAGAGGGATTCCCTGAAGGGTAGGCCATCGGGGCGCACCATGGAGATCCAGAGGTTGATCGGAAGATGCCTTCGCCCGGTCGTTGACCTGCACGCTCTTGGCGAGCGAACGATCTGGATCGACTGCGACGTTATCCAGGCAGATGGCGGAACTAGGACGGCATCGATCACTGGTTCCTGCGTTGCCCTTGCGCTTGCTTTACATAAGTTGATGGAGGCAGGGCAGATCACCGTGCCACCGTTACTCGGAATGGTATCTGCCATCTCTGTAGGCATCGTCGATGGGACAGCGCTCCTCGATCTAACCTACGTCGAGGATTCCGCGGCAGAAGTGGACATGAACGTGGCAAGAACGGATGGCGGAAAGTATGTCGAGATACAGGGAACAGCAGAAGTCACCCCGTTCAACCGCGATCAGATCTTCACTCTCCTTGATCTGGCAGACCATGGTACGGGTTTGATGCTGGAACATCAAAGGAAAGTCCTCGGCGGGTTCCTGGGCAAGCTAATGAAACGGTGA
- the murI gene encoding glutamate racemase, translated as MDKEIRLIGVFDSGIGGLTVFKELNRKLPEMRIVYLGDTARVPYGVKSKETVVRYSMEAARFLTRKGVDLIVVACNTSSALAMDQLRKSFDIPIIGVIEAGARRACGLTRSKRIGVIGTHATVKSEAYRNEIQKIMPGADVRQLACPLFVPLVEEGWTDNKIARNIAEVYLDELKRADVDTLILGCTHYPLLKKTIAEVMGAGVKLIDSAESIADDVWQMLYGSEKREEGGQIKNSLQSFSEPELRFYVTDSTERFIEVGSVFLGFEIRNPQIVDITGE; from the coding sequence GGAAATCAGACTCATCGGAGTTTTTGATTCGGGGATTGGCGGGTTGACCGTCTTCAAGGAACTGAACAGAAAGCTTCCTGAGATGAGGATCGTCTATCTCGGCGACACGGCAAGAGTGCCGTACGGCGTAAAGTCGAAGGAGACGGTCGTCAGATATTCGATGGAAGCGGCAAGATTCCTGACCAGGAAGGGCGTCGACCTGATTGTAGTCGCCTGCAACACCTCTTCGGCTCTAGCCATGGATCAACTGAGGAAAAGCTTCGACATCCCGATCATCGGAGTCATTGAAGCCGGTGCCAGAAGAGCATGTGGCCTGACGCGATCGAAGCGGATCGGAGTCATCGGGACACATGCAACCGTGAAGAGCGAAGCTTACAGAAACGAGATACAGAAGATCATGCCCGGAGCCGACGTCAGGCAGCTTGCCTGCCCGCTCTTTGTGCCGCTTGTGGAAGAAGGATGGACTGATAATAAAATTGCCAGGAATATTGCGGAGGTCTATCTCGACGAATTGAAGAGGGCGGATGTTGATACGCTTATCCTCGGCTGCACGCACTACCCCCTCCTCAAGAAGACTATCGCGGAAGTCATGGGAGCAGGCGTGAAGCTCATTGATTCGGCAGAATCGATAGCCGATGATGTCTGGCAGATGCTGTATGGAAGTGAAAAGCGAGAAGAAGGAGGGCAAATCAAGAATTCTCTGCAGAGCTTTTCTGAGCCGGAACTCCGATTCTATGTTACCGATTCGACGGAACGGTTCATCGAAGTCGGTTCGGTGTTCCTGGGTTTCGAAATCCGGAATCCGCAGATCGTCGACATCACCGGGGAATAG